In Sphingobacterium sp. R2, the genomic stretch CAACGACCTCCACGGTACTTGCAGATAAAGACGGTGAAGCATTCCCCTGGAATCAACCCGTGGGCCGTACACTGGTGTATGCTGAAAATACCCGGAACACTGATGGAGGCTCCAATAATGGTAATTCATTTGCCTTGATGAAAGACAAAGATAACAGTTACCATATCTACAAGTTTTATGCAAATGGAACGAATCCGGCAAAACGGAATGCGTATACAGTCAAATCCATTGCGACGGATTTTGATAAAGCAGAAGGATATGCCTTTTCATCCAATCGCAGTATTATATGCTATTTTGTGGGCAGCAAGCTCTATGCCTATGATTATAATCCCGGTTTCGAAAAGATTTATACTTTTCCAGAACTAGGAACAGATGCGATTACCATGATTAAGTTTGATACCCAGATCGACCATTTGACCAATAGTCTCTATATCGCCAGCTACAAGGATCAAAAAGGTATTCTTCGTCGCTTTAAAGTGGGCAATAACCCAAATATCGTTGAATTGCAGTTGCAGGACAATAGCACTTGGACGGATCTCATCAAAATACAATCGATTAATTGGCGTGCAGTCAATTAAAAACTATTTAAATACAAGAAAAATGAAAATAATTATCACAGCAGTTGCTCTGCTATTAGGAGCCTATTCCGCATTCTCGCAAAGTAGTCAGTTTAGGGTTAAAGGAAAAATAGGGAAAGCCAACAATGGAAAGTATGTCAAACTATATTACCAACGCGACACGGTAAAAGTCGTCGATAGTGTGCTGGTAACAGGTGGTACCTTTGTCCTACGTGGCCAATTGACCGATCCCACGCTAGGTCATTTATCTATGGACAATATGGAATCCGGCGATCGTATCGATCTTTTCCTTGCGGGGGGGACAGTCCATGTCGAAACAAAAGATTCGTTGAGTTATGCGCGAATATATGGTACAGCATTCACTGAAGCACACGAAAAGCTGGCCCAGAAATTAAGACCTGCCGACCGCAAAGTGATCGATGGATTTGTGCGTTTTAAAAATATGCCTGAGGGCGAGGAAAAAAAAGCGTATGTTACCGAGCTTCTCGCGGGCTTGGACCAATACACACGATTTAAGCGGGAAGTGGTTCATCAGTTTGTTGTAGAAAATCCCGGATCCTATGTTTCCTTATACCATTTAAATCAAGTAGCAGGTGGCAATGTTAATTATGAGACAACCTATCCTTATTACGACAAACTTAGTACTGAGGTGAAAAATAGTGCCTTGGGCAAGCATCTTGGCGACCGCCTGTCGGCGGCCAAAGGAATCCTGACAGGGCAGCTTTATAAAGATTTTGTAT encodes the following:
- a CDS encoding thioredoxin-like domain-containing protein, whose product is MKIIITAVALLLGAYSAFSQSSQFRVKGKIGKANNGKYVKLYYQRDTVKVVDSVLVTGGTFVLRGQLTDPTLGHLSMDNMESGDRIDLFLAGGTVHVETKDSLSYARIYGTAFTEAHEKLAQKLRPADRKVIDGFVRFKNMPEGEEKKAYVTELLAGLDQYTRFKREVVHQFVVENPGSYVSLYHLNQVAGGNVNYETTYPYYDKLSTEVKNSALGKHLGDRLSAAKGILTGQLYKDFVSTTPDGQELSLKEVIVKNKYTLLDFWASWCGPCRKENPHVVDTYEAFKKQGFTVLSVSLDDDKTRWTEAINKDGMPWYHVSSLKGWKEPAAALYGVRAIPQNVLIDSQGKIVATNLRGETLFNKVQSLLK